In a single window of the Agrobacterium vitis genome:
- a CDS encoding AMP nucleosidase yields MSNRIVNSIPGPVPVTIISPPAYEARLFADASEAVDAITEIYERNTAFLIDAFTALANGAPIEGRYRAFYPQVSIETNSFGHLDTRLSYGHVTSPGIYTTTLTNPKLFRHYLKEQLSLLMRNHQVPVKVSESTTPIPLHFAFGEGAHVEASASGLSDIQLRDIFDTPDLSTTDDEIANGEYEPPAGEPFPLAPFTAQRIDYSLARLSHYTATSAKHFQNFVLFTNYQFYVDEFCAYARTLMANGGEGYTAFVEPGNITTLAGENAPSSGAPLGRLPQMPAYHLKMKGHAGITMVNIGVGPSNAKTITDHVAVLRPHAWLMLGHCAGLRNSQRLGDYVLAHAYMREDHVLDDDLPVWVPIPALAEVQLALEDAVEEITGYEGFELKRIMRTGTVATIDNRNWELRDQRGPVKRLSQARAIALDMESATIAANGFRFRVPYGTLLCVSDKPLHGELKLPGMATAFYKTQVSQHLQIGIRALQKLGAMPTEKLHSRKLRSFFETAFQ; encoded by the coding sequence ATGAGCAATAGAATCGTCAATTCCATCCCTGGGCCCGTCCCTGTCACCATCATCAGCCCACCCGCTTACGAGGCAAGGCTGTTTGCCGACGCCAGCGAGGCGGTCGATGCGATTACAGAGATTTACGAGCGCAATACGGCGTTTCTCATCGATGCCTTTACCGCGCTTGCCAATGGCGCGCCGATAGAGGGCCGTTACCGGGCCTTTTATCCACAGGTCAGCATCGAAACCAACAGTTTCGGCCATCTCGACACCCGGCTTTCCTATGGGCATGTCACCTCGCCGGGCATCTATACGACCACGCTGACCAATCCGAAATTGTTTCGCCACTATCTGAAGGAACAGCTGTCCCTGCTGATGCGCAACCATCAGGTGCCGGTCAAGGTCAGTGAATCGACCACGCCGATCCCGCTGCATTTCGCTTTTGGCGAAGGTGCGCATGTGGAGGCTTCGGCCAGCGGCCTTTCCGATATTCAGCTCCGCGATATTTTCGACACGCCTGACCTGTCGACCACGGACGATGAAATCGCCAATGGCGAATATGAGCCGCCAGCCGGTGAGCCATTTCCCCTGGCGCCGTTTACAGCGCAGCGGATCGATTATTCGCTGGCGCGGCTGTCGCATTATACGGCGACCAGCGCCAAGCATTTCCAGAACTTCGTACTGTTCACCAATTACCAGTTTTATGTCGATGAATTCTGCGCCTATGCCCGCACCCTGATGGCCAATGGCGGCGAAGGCTATACGGCCTTTGTCGAGCCGGGCAATATCACCACGCTGGCCGGTGAAAATGCGCCCTCCTCCGGCGCGCCGCTTGGCCGCCTGCCGCAAATGCCGGCCTATCATCTGAAAATGAAAGGGCATGCCGGTATTACCATGGTCAATATCGGCGTTGGCCCGTCCAACGCCAAGACCATTACCGACCACGTGGCCGTGCTACGTCCGCATGCCTGGCTGATGCTTGGCCACTGCGCCGGTCTGCGCAACAGCCAGCGGCTGGGCGATTATGTGTTGGCCCATGCCTATATGCGCGAAGACCATGTGCTGGACGACGACCTGCCCGTCTGGGTGCCGATCCCGGCCCTGGCCGAAGTACAGCTGGCACTGGAAGATGCGGTCGAGGAAATCACCGGTTATGAAGGCTTCGAGCTGAAGCGCATCATGCGCACCGGCACAGTGGCGACCATCGACAACCGCAACTGGGAACTGCGTGACCAGCGCGGCCCGGTGAAGCGCCTGTCGCAGGCGCGCGCCATTGCGCTCGATATGGAATCCGCGACGATTGCCGCCAATGGCTTCCGCTTCCGCGTGCCCTATGGCACGTTGCTCTGCGTGTCCGACAAGCCGCTGCATGGCGAATTGAAACTGCCGGGCATGGCGACGGCTTTCTACAAGACCCAGGTCAGCCAGCATTTGCAGATCGGCATCCGGGCCTTGCAGAAGCTCGGTGCCATGCCGACGGAAAAACTGCATTCGCGCAAGCTGAGAAGCTTTTTCGAGACGGCCTTCCAGTAA
- a CDS encoding lysylphosphatidylglycerol synthase domain-containing protein — protein sequence MTSIDQSERKSWIKRHGVSLIAFIAIAAYVVFVEAVWGWGMVLREWQALGLSTVLLALGLLVSTSLVRAWRIYDYFPRQTSGRFTALFHLAQVHNLLNILLPFRSGETSFPLLMRSEFSVPLLSGTSALLVMRLLDLHALLAAAGLGLVLGKPQPWGWAFAGWVMAWLLFLVLPLIGFALKRPAILFAKARFSGRVLKMVEGVEAGLPAHKAAFFRAWAMTIVTWGTKVLVFAWVLSLMQVTPLSAAFGGALGGELSSVLPFHAPAGVGTYPAGIVAGAAALGAGVQNMDGLAKAAVNLHLIVIVSALLSAALSLALHAVFPSPARKP from the coding sequence ATGACCTCAATCGATCAAAGTGAACGCAAATCGTGGATAAAGCGCCATGGCGTTTCACTCATCGCCTTTATCGCCATTGCCGCTTACGTGGTTTTTGTCGAAGCCGTCTGGGGCTGGGGCATGGTGCTGCGAGAGTGGCAGGCGCTGGGCCTTTCAACGGTGCTCTTAGCGCTGGGCTTGTTGGTTTCCACCTCTCTGGTGCGGGCCTGGCGGATTTACGATTATTTCCCACGCCAAACCTCGGGCCGGTTTACCGCGCTGTTTCATCTGGCGCAGGTCCATAATCTCCTCAATATTCTTCTGCCGTTTCGAAGCGGTGAAACCAGCTTTCCGCTGCTGATGCGCTCGGAATTTTCCGTGCCGCTATTGTCAGGCACTTCGGCGCTGCTGGTGATGCGGCTCCTGGATCTGCATGCGCTTCTGGCCGCCGCTGGTCTTGGCCTGGTGCTGGGAAAGCCGCAGCCTTGGGGCTGGGCGTTCGCGGGCTGGGTAATGGCGTGGCTGCTGTTTCTGGTCCTGCCGCTGATCGGCTTTGCGTTGAAACGCCCGGCAATCCTGTTTGCCAAGGCGCGTTTCTCTGGCAGGGTGCTGAAGATGGTCGAAGGAGTGGAGGCAGGCCTGCCTGCGCATAAGGCGGCCTTTTTCCGGGCCTGGGCGATGACCATCGTCACCTGGGGCACCAAGGTTCTGGTATTTGCCTGGGTGTTGAGCTTGATGCAGGTAACGCCGCTATCGGCGGCTTTTGGCGGAGCACTGGGCGGAGAGCTTTCCTCCGTCCTGCCCTTTCATGCACCGGCGGGGGTCGGCACCTATCCGGCTGGCATTGTTGCGGGCGCGGCTGCTCTTGGAGCGGGAGTGCAGAATATGGACGGTTTGGCCAAGGCCGCCGTCAACCTGCATCTGATCGTCATCGTCTCAGCTTTGCTCAGTGCAGCGCTCTCGCTGGCGCTGCACGCGGTTTTCCCTTCGCCCGCGCGAAAGCCCTGA
- a CDS encoding glycosyltransferase family 2 protein yields MTGHASSDNATSAIELSVVVPFMNEEDNIGRMIERVMEALKDFGKPWELIVIDDGSTDRTLSRAQAYIGREGLDLKIIEFQRNFGQAAGLQAGFDAARGRLIASLDGDLQNDPHDIPGMIAELESRDLDLLCGWRKARQDALVLRKIPSWCANRLIGKVTGVRIHDYGCGLKLYRAQIIKQISIMGGMHRFIPAWVASVIPSSRIGETVVNHHARQFGTSKYGISRTARVVLDLLAVLFFMRFRQRPGHFFGMIGFFIGTLSALILFYLFVIKLMGGDIGTRPLLLVGVMLFLASIQMITTGIVAEMLTRSYDTPRAYVIRKTYDQAPDTKDI; encoded by the coding sequence GTGACCGGCCATGCTTCCTCCGATAATGCCACATCTGCGATCGAACTGTCGGTCGTCGTTCCCTTCATGAACGAGGAAGACAATATCGGGCGGATGATCGAACGGGTGATGGAAGCGCTGAAGGATTTCGGCAAGCCCTGGGAACTGATCGTCATCGATGACGGCTCCACCGACCGGACATTGAGCCGCGCACAGGCCTATATCGGCCGTGAAGGCCTGGACCTGAAAATCATCGAATTCCAGCGCAATTTCGGCCAGGCAGCAGGCCTTCAGGCCGGTTTCGACGCCGCACGCGGACGGCTGATCGCCTCGCTGGATGGCGACCTGCAAAACGACCCGCACGACATTCCCGGCATGATCGCCGAGCTGGAAAGCCGCGATCTCGATCTGCTCTGCGGCTGGCGCAAGGCCAGGCAGGATGCACTGGTGCTGCGCAAGATCCCCTCCTGGTGCGCCAACCGGCTGATCGGCAAGGTGACCGGCGTGCGCATCCACGATTACGGCTGCGGGCTGAAGCTTTACCGCGCCCAGATTATCAAGCAGATCAGCATCATGGGCGGCATGCACCGCTTCATCCCGGCCTGGGTCGCCAGCGTCATTCCATCGTCGCGGATCGGCGAGACTGTCGTCAATCACCATGCCCGCCAGTTCGGCACCTCGAAATACGGTATTTCCCGCACCGCCCGTGTTGTGCTCGATCTGCTGGCTGTGCTGTTCTTCATGCGCTTTCGCCAGAGGCCCGGCCATTTCTTCGGGATGATCGGCTTCTTCATCGGCACGCTCAGCGCGCTGATCCTGTTCTATCTGTTCGTCATCAAGCTGATGGGCGGGGATATCGGCACACGGCCGCTGCTGCTGGTCGGCGTCATGCTGTTTTTAGCCTCGATCCAGATGATCACCACCGGCATTGTCGCGGAAATGCTGACCCGTTCCTACGATACGCCGCGTGCCTACGTGATCCGCAAAACCTACGACCAAGCACCGGATACCAAGGACATCTGA
- a CDS encoding glycosyltransferase family 39 protein, whose product MISTLRQKPASLFLLLGLYFLVQVLVRLALPASLELDEGQQLYYAQWLSIGYDSQPPFYNWIQYGVVELLGPNRLALALLKNLMLFASYVLIALAAAQVLKSRDLVIIACLSLLTMPQISFEAQRDLTHTVALIFCTALLLFGVLRTLKSPSIWSYALTGAAIGCGFISKYNFVLLVSAAFIAILAEPKFRRRVLDWRILLTAGVALAILLPHALWFFQHMQEATRNTLGKMTDDNITSLPQQIFKGLTSLSTAVLASAAPTMALLLIPFARTLPFPHLPRPAASVLSASNEWTRLLGRMMLLVVAVLALMVIFGGVSAIKDRWLAPCFLMLPLYLCLKVEAAGLGEEGQLRRFLVVALTIMVLVPVILYGRVIGAGYIGHYQKQNVPYGQAVATALSSAPSRPVLVLTSDQQMAGNIRLHAPDIAVTVPPTSGVPVPAHFDAQHPLLVIWRNFGRPNPDMPKAVKDWIATYPGMQAQSVGEIALPFLHGRPHSLYSFGYAVYYSTTP is encoded by the coding sequence ATGATTTCGACGCTCCGGCAGAAGCCCGCTTCGCTCTTCCTTCTCCTGGGCCTCTATTTTCTCGTACAGGTGCTGGTGCGTCTGGCCCTGCCCGCGTCATTGGAACTCGATGAAGGCCAGCAACTCTATTATGCGCAATGGCTTTCAATCGGCTACGACAGCCAGCCGCCGTTCTACAACTGGATTCAGTATGGCGTGGTGGAACTGCTCGGCCCCAACCGGCTGGCGCTGGCGCTGTTGAAAAACCTGATGCTGTTTGCCAGCTACGTGTTGATTGCGCTGGCCGCAGCACAGGTTCTGAAAAGCCGTGATCTCGTCATTATCGCCTGCCTCAGCCTGTTGACCATGCCGCAGATCAGCTTTGAGGCACAGCGAGACCTGACCCATACCGTCGCGCTGATTTTCTGCACCGCGCTGTTGTTGTTCGGCGTGTTGCGGACCCTGAAATCGCCCAGCATCTGGAGCTATGCCCTGACCGGGGCCGCCATTGGCTGTGGGTTTATTTCCAAATACAACTTCGTTCTGTTGGTCAGCGCCGCTTTCATCGCCATCCTGGCGGAGCCGAAGTTTCGCCGGCGTGTACTGGACTGGCGCATCCTGCTGACGGCTGGCGTGGCATTGGCGATCTTGCTGCCGCATGCCCTGTGGTTTTTCCAGCATATGCAGGAAGCGACCCGCAATACGCTGGGTAAAATGACCGATGACAATATTACCAGCCTGCCACAGCAGATCTTCAAGGGTCTGACATCGCTCAGCACTGCGGTTCTGGCCAGCGCGGCCCCCACCATGGCGCTGCTGCTCATCCCTTTTGCCCGCACCCTGCCCTTCCCTCACCTGCCGCGTCCAGCCGCCTCCGTTTTGTCCGCCAGCAATGAATGGACCCGGCTGCTGGGTCGGATGATGCTGCTGGTGGTCGCCGTTCTGGCGCTGATGGTAATCTTCGGCGGTGTCAGCGCCATCAAGGACCGCTGGCTTGCGCCCTGTTTCCTGATGCTGCCGCTCTATCTCTGCCTGAAAGTCGAAGCGGCGGGCCTGGGCGAAGAAGGACAGTTGCGCCGCTTTCTGGTCGTAGCGCTTACCATCATGGTGCTTGTGCCGGTGATCCTCTATGGCCGCGTGATCGGGGCCGGTTATATCGGCCATTACCAGAAGCAGAATGTACCCTATGGCCAGGCCGTTGCCACGGCGCTCTCCTCTGCGCCAAGCCGCCCGGTCCTGGTGCTGACCAGCGATCAGCAGATGGCCGGCAACATCCGCCTGCATGCGCCCGATATTGCTGTCACCGTCCCGCCGACAAGCGGCGTGCCCGTACCGGCGCATTTCGATGCACAGCATCCGCTGCTGGTAATCTGGCGCAATTTCGGCAGGCCCAATCCAGACATGCCGAAGGCGGTGAAGGACTGGATTGCCACCTATCCTGGCATGCAGGCAC